The following coding sequences lie in one Lolium perenne isolate Kyuss_39 chromosome 2, Kyuss_2.0, whole genome shotgun sequence genomic window:
- the LOC127334710 gene encoding uncharacterized protein: MRSPRRRSNQVSHLEVYLSKASLEERGPVWMTSSMTLPHGGPFDKEVMTALQDDIHTHRLDGQSSNYTCIEDLGAFGPAYSGEMEPASRAGSGRWIQPASSLWVLVLFWLPIVLSGINRVGVQ, from the exons ATGAGAAGTCCAAGAAGAAGGAGCAATCAAGTCTCTCATCTGGAGGTATATCTTTCAAAGGCTTCCCTTGAGGAAAGAGGGCCGGTATGGATGACATCCTCAAT GACCTTACCTCATGGCGGCCCTTTTGACAAAGAGGTTATGACGGCTCTTCAGGATG ATATACATACACATCGACTGGATGGCCAGAGCAGCAACTACACATGTATTGAGGACTTGGGAGCATTTGGTCCCGCTTACAG cggAGAAATGGAGCCGGCCAGCAGAGCTGGCTCTGGTCGCTGGATCCAGCCAGCAAGTAGCCTGTGGGTTTTGGTACTTTTCTGGTTGCCTATTGTGTTGTCTGGGATCAATCGTGTGGGAGTGCAATGA